The following proteins come from a genomic window of Elusimicrobiota bacterium:
- the nusA gene encoding transcription termination/antitermination protein NusA: MSKSELISALEQIEKDQGIPKEEILHMVEQALVSAYRKTVGQQVNVTASIDANSGQIQAFVVKAIVETVANPAVEITAADANRLRNAVVTETEVRIPVEAQDFARIAAQTAKQVLIQKVRETQREGLYTEYKPKEGTLINGTVLRFLSRNIVVDMGRGGEAIIPMREQVRREHWMVGDRVRALILKVDRGPRGPEILLSRAHPDFVKRLFEQEVPEIYEKTVEVVSVVREPGFRSKVVVRSNNPKVDPIGACVGVKGSRVRPIINELQGERIDLVGHALDAATFIGNAMSPVKPLMVKILSHEDKRAEVLVADDQLALAIGKSGQNVRLANKLTGWNLDVRSEGQARTTSQADALTSVEDPSRLDGVAPKTAEILHQNGWDNIDRLATARVDELTALEGISEKAAEHVIEAAKIQMAKRALKAISAPAPTEEPTEAAPAAPVVEETPADQETPAETDTTTP, translated from the coding sequence GTGAGCAAGAGCGAATTGATTTCGGCGTTGGAGCAAATCGAGAAGGACCAGGGCATCCCCAAGGAGGAGATCCTCCACATGGTGGAACAGGCCCTGGTGTCGGCCTATCGGAAAACAGTGGGCCAACAGGTCAACGTGACCGCCTCCATCGACGCCAACTCCGGGCAAATCCAGGCGTTCGTGGTGAAGGCGATCGTGGAGACCGTGGCGAACCCCGCCGTGGAAATCACCGCCGCCGACGCCAACCGTTTGCGCAACGCGGTGGTCACCGAAACGGAGGTCCGCATTCCCGTCGAGGCCCAGGACTTCGCGCGCATTGCCGCCCAAACCGCCAAGCAGGTTTTGATCCAGAAAGTGCGCGAAACGCAGCGCGAGGGTCTCTACACCGAATACAAACCCAAAGAAGGCACGCTGATCAACGGCACCGTTTTGCGGTTTTTGAGCCGCAACATCGTTGTCGACATGGGCCGGGGCGGCGAAGCCATCATCCCCATGCGCGAGCAAGTGCGGCGGGAGCATTGGATGGTGGGCGACCGCGTGCGCGCCTTGATTTTGAAAGTGGACCGCGGTCCCCGTGGTCCGGAGATCTTGTTGTCGCGCGCGCACCCCGATTTCGTCAAACGCCTGTTTGAACAGGAAGTTCCGGAAATTTACGAAAAAACCGTCGAAGTCGTGAGCGTGGTCCGCGAGCCCGGTTTCCGATCGAAAGTTGTGGTCCGCAGCAACAACCCCAAAGTCGATCCCATCGGCGCCTGTGTGGGCGTGAAGGGGTCTCGGGTGCGGCCGATCATCAACGAGCTCCAGGGGGAACGCATCGACCTGGTGGGGCACGCGCTCGACGCCGCCACCTTCATCGGCAACGCGATGTCGCCGGTGAAGCCGCTCATGGTGAAAATTTTGAGTCACGAAGACAAACGGGCCGAGGTGTTGGTGGCCGACGACCAGCTGGCCTTGGCCATCGGCAAATCCGGTCAAAACGTGCGTTTGGCGAACAAACTGACCGGTTGGAACTTGGACGTCCGATCCGAAGGCCAGGCGCGGACGACCTCCCAGGCCGACGCGTTGACCTCGGTCGAAGACCCGTCCCGGCTGGACGGCGTCGCGCCGAAGACGGCCGAAATTTTGCACCAGAACGGTTGGGACAACATTGACCGCTTGGCCACCGCCCGGGTGGACGAATTGACCGCCCTGGAAGGGATCAGCGAAAAAGCGGCCGAACACGTGATCGAAGCCGCTAAAATCCAGATGGCGAAACGGGCCCTCAAAGCCATTTCGGCCCCGGCCCCAACCGAAGAGCCGACGGAGGCCGCCCCCGCGGCGCCCGTCGTCGAAGAGACCCCCGCGGACCAAGAAACACCCGCGGAAACGGACACCACAACCCCATGA
- the infB gene encoding translation initiation factor IF-2, which yields MTDAKKKSAPKTAKKAAAVKTPVEKKKAPAKNATAKEAVKAKKAPKKEGDTAAKTRALRKKPEAPIVAAPAAPLSVPVAAPVAATKPSPVAAPVPAAKPAGPSPTPAAPVFKPVENRPAAAAPVAAPTVVRPLAEPKPAAPVRPVPEARPAAPRIKIEINETITVKELTEKLNAKLPDVIKKLMGLGVMANLNQRLDTDTAVLVADAFNVDVNVKSVLTDEALTTPEDPGALRPRPPVVTVMGHVDHGKTSLLDAIRSARVAEKEAGGITQHIGAYQVKTDRGVVTFLDTPGHEAFTAMRARGAKATDLVILVVAADDGVMPQTVEAIDHARAADVPIVVAINKCDLPQANAQRIKQELANLNLAPEDWGGKTVMVEVSARQKTNIDKLLEMVALEAELLELKANPDRAAQGVVVEARLDPRRGPVATVLIQKGTLKLGDAFVCGVHSGKIRALTNDRGERVKEAPPSFPVEIMGLAGTPKAGDTLVVLPTEREAREIAERRQGLADAESKRARQHLTLEAFHHEATAGKVRALPIVLKADVQGSLEAIRESLQKLGNNEISVRVIHAGVGGINNSDVVLADASDAIILGFNVRPDPTSESLAQRDGVEIKTYRIIYDMVNDVKAALEGLLEPEEKEVTVGWAEVRKVFSAPKVGFVAGCMVTDGKAMRTGKARLIRNGAIVFEGALGSLKRFKDDVRDVEKGYECGLTLANFQDIKTGDRLEFFTIEKQARKL from the coding sequence ATGACCGACGCCAAAAAGAAATCCGCTCCCAAGACCGCCAAAAAAGCCGCCGCCGTGAAGACGCCGGTGGAAAAGAAAAAGGCCCCGGCGAAAAACGCCACGGCCAAAGAGGCGGTCAAGGCGAAGAAGGCGCCGAAAAAAGAAGGGGACACGGCCGCCAAAACGCGTGCGCTGCGAAAAAAACCCGAAGCCCCCATCGTCGCGGCCCCCGCGGCCCCCCTTTCCGTTCCGGTCGCCGCCCCGGTGGCCGCCACGAAACCGTCGCCCGTTGCGGCGCCGGTTCCCGCGGCCAAACCCGCGGGGCCCTCGCCGACGCCGGCCGCTCCCGTCTTTAAGCCGGTGGAAAACCGCCCGGCGGCCGCCGCGCCCGTTGCGGCGCCGACCGTCGTCCGCCCGCTAGCGGAACCCAAACCCGCGGCCCCGGTTCGGCCTGTTCCCGAGGCCCGGCCGGCGGCACCCCGAATCAAGATTGAAATCAACGAAACGATCACCGTCAAGGAATTGACGGAAAAACTGAACGCCAAACTGCCCGATGTGATCAAAAAACTGATGGGACTCGGGGTGATGGCCAATTTAAACCAACGGCTCGACACCGACACCGCGGTTTTGGTGGCGGACGCTTTCAATGTCGACGTGAACGTGAAATCCGTCCTGACCGACGAAGCTCTGACAACCCCGGAGGACCCGGGGGCCCTCCGGCCGCGCCCGCCGGTGGTGACCGTGATGGGCCACGTCGATCACGGCAAAACCTCCTTGCTGGACGCCATCCGCTCGGCGCGCGTCGCCGAAAAAGAGGCCGGCGGAATCACTCAACACATCGGCGCCTACCAGGTCAAAACCGATCGCGGGGTCGTCACGTTCCTTGACACCCCCGGTCACGAGGCCTTCACCGCCATGCGCGCCCGGGGCGCGAAGGCGACGGACCTCGTCATTCTGGTGGTCGCGGCGGACGACGGCGTCATGCCGCAGACCGTGGAAGCCATCGATCACGCGCGGGCGGCCGACGTGCCGATCGTCGTGGCCATCAACAAGTGCGACTTGCCCCAGGCCAACGCCCAACGCATTAAGCAGGAACTGGCCAACCTCAACCTGGCCCCCGAGGATTGGGGGGGGAAGACCGTGATGGTGGAAGTCTCGGCGCGGCAAAAAACGAACATCGACAAACTTTTGGAAATGGTGGCGCTCGAGGCGGAGTTGCTGGAGCTGAAAGCCAACCCCGACCGCGCGGCCCAGGGTGTGGTGGTGGAGGCGCGTTTGGACCCCCGCCGCGGACCGGTGGCCACCGTCCTGATTCAAAAGGGCACGCTCAAATTGGGCGACGCGTTCGTCTGCGGCGTCCATTCCGGCAAAATTCGGGCCTTGACCAACGATCGGGGCGAGCGGGTGAAAGAGGCCCCGCCGTCATTCCCGGTGGAAATCATGGGCTTGGCCGGCACGCCCAAGGCCGGCGACACCCTGGTGGTCCTGCCGACCGAACGCGAGGCCCGGGAAATCGCGGAGCGTCGCCAAGGCCTGGCCGACGCCGAATCGAAAAGGGCGCGGCAACACCTGACCCTCGAGGCGTTCCACCATGAAGCCACGGCGGGCAAGGTGCGCGCTTTGCCCATCGTCCTCAAGGCCGACGTGCAGGGGTCGCTGGAGGCCATTCGGGAATCCCTGCAAAAACTGGGCAACAACGAAATTTCCGTCCGCGTCATCCACGCGGGCGTGGGGGGCATCAACAATTCCGACGTCGTGTTGGCGGACGCTTCCGACGCGATCATCCTCGGATTCAACGTCCGCCCCGACCCGACCTCCGAATCGCTGGCCCAGCGCGACGGCGTGGAAATCAAAACCTATCGCATCATTTACGATATGGTCAACGACGTGAAGGCCGCCCTCGAAGGTCTTTTGGAGCCCGAGGAAAAGGAAGTCACGGTCGGGTGGGCCGAGGTTCGGAAAGTCTTCTCCGCCCCCAAGGTGGGGTTTGTCGCGGGGTGCATGGTCACCGACGGCAAGGCCATGCGCACCGGCAAGGCGCGGCTGATCCGCAACGGCGCCATCGTGTTCGAAGGGGCGCTCGGCAGCTTGAAACGCTTCAAGGACGACGTGCGCGACGTGGAAAAGGGGTACGAGTGCGGCCTGACGCTGGCCAATTTCCAGGACATCAAAACCGGGGATCGGCTGGAATTTTTCACCATCGAAAAACAAGCCCGAAAGTTGTAA
- the rbfA gene encoding 30S ribosome-binding factor RbfA, with amino-acid sequence MISRRLERVNELLLREIANFVLENQPPDTGLLTFTSVKTTDDLMSARVFYSVLGSDAEKTRAAEALNGMKYDLTRSMRRLESLRRIPVLEFVWDETPERAARINELIQRIHTEEPPPPAPRRRKRPEGQ; translated from the coding sequence ATGATCTCCCGACGCTTGGAGCGCGTGAACGAGTTGTTGCTCCGGGAAATTGCCAATTTCGTCCTCGAAAACCAACCCCCGGACACCGGCCTCCTGACTTTCACCTCCGTGAAAACCACCGACGATTTGATGTCGGCCCGGGTCTTCTACTCGGTGCTCGGCTCGGACGCCGAAAAAACCCGCGCCGCCGAAGCCTTGAACGGCATGAAATACGATCTCACCCGCTCCATGCGGCGTCTGGAAAGCCTGCGGCGCATTCCCGTCCTGGAATTCGTCTGGGACGAAACACCCGAACGCGCCGCGCGCATCAACGAATTGATCCAGCGGATTCACACCGAAGAACCCCCGCCCCCCGCGCCCCGCCGGCGCAAACGCCCGGAGGGGCAGTGA
- a CDS encoding bifunctional oligoribonuclease/PAP phosphatase NrnA: MTLPGERLSLFYRRELARFARLLRTGRTFFLTGHENPDGDTVGSEIALASYLRGRGKSVVVGNASPVPSYCHFLKGIRRIGSAKRFGGRYDAAIVFECSGPERTGHVLDFKRQARAVVNVDHHAHHALYGDINLIDVDASSNSEQLIRVFDALKHRLTVTEATALYLGLVTDTGRFQQENTRVGSHTAAARLLAAGVDVAEVHRHVYATRSPAAMRLMGRALSGARLAAGGRVTVLRLTRRDFEETGADPSEVEDIPNMGLLPPTSWVSLFLRDTEERGKVKISLRGKSRVDLCRLAVSLGGGGHKNAAGAVLPGGIDAVEKKLLSVLSRALGKR, translated from the coding sequence GTGACCCTTCCCGGCGAGAGGCTGTCGTTGTTTTATCGCCGGGAACTGGCCCGTTTCGCGCGCCTGTTGCGCACCGGGCGCACGTTTTTCCTCACCGGACACGAAAACCCCGACGGCGACACCGTCGGGTCCGAGATCGCCCTGGCGTCCTATTTGCGCGGCCGGGGCAAATCCGTCGTCGTGGGCAACGCCTCGCCGGTCCCTTCCTATTGTCATTTTTTAAAAGGCATTCGGCGGATCGGCAGCGCCAAACGCTTCGGCGGCCGTTACGACGCGGCGATCGTTTTTGAGTGCTCGGGCCCGGAGCGGACGGGCCATGTCCTGGATTTCAAGCGCCAGGCCCGCGCGGTGGTGAACGTGGACCACCACGCCCACCACGCCCTTTACGGCGACATCAACCTGATCGACGTGGACGCCTCCTCGAATTCGGAGCAACTGATCCGGGTGTTCGACGCGCTGAAACATCGCTTGACCGTCACCGAGGCGACGGCCCTTTACCTGGGCTTGGTGACCGACACGGGGCGATTCCAGCAGGAGAACACCCGCGTGGGCAGCCACACGGCCGCCGCTCGCCTTTTGGCGGCGGGGGTGGACGTGGCCGAGGTGCACCGCCACGTTTACGCCACGCGCAGCCCGGCCGCCATGCGGCTCATGGGCCGGGCCCTTTCCGGCGCGCGGTTGGCGGCCGGGGGGCGTGTCACCGTGTTGCGCTTGACGCGCCGCGATTTCGAAGAAACGGGGGCGGACCCCTCGGAAGTCGAAGACATTCCCAACATGGGCCTTTTGCCCCCGACGTCCTGGGTGTCGCTTTTCCTGCGCGACACGGAGGAACGGGGCAAGGTGAAAATCAGCCTGCGGGGGAAAAGCCGGGTGGACCTGTGCCGGTTGGCGGTCTCTCTGGGCGGCGGCGGACACAAAAACGCGGCCGGGGCGGTCTTGCCGGGGGGGATCGACGCGGTGGAGAAAAAACTTTTGAGTGTCCTGTCCCGGGCCCTGGGGAAGCGATGA
- the truB gene encoding tRNA pseudouridine(55) synthase TruB → MNRPVLSRKVISGLFLIDKPKGPTSHDAVLWARRVLDTGDVGHCGSLDPMATGLLLLVVGEARSLQNLYMTERKTYAGVIRLGAVTTTDDLDGAPLPRVFAKKVEEVSEAEVRAALARFVGPLRQEVPTYSAVKWKGKPLYHWARKGVPVERPVKEVAVHALSLLSYTSPDAAFRVDCSKGFYVRALARDLGEALGVGGTLAELRRETIGPHRVENAYPWRDRAELDPAAFERSFIPIEKLSA, encoded by the coding sequence ATGAATCGGCCCGTTTTGTCCCGAAAAGTGATTTCGGGTTTGTTCTTGATCGACAAACCCAAGGGGCCCACCTCCCACGACGCCGTGCTTTGGGCACGTCGGGTGTTGGACACGGGGGACGTGGGCCACTGCGGGTCCCTCGACCCCATGGCGACGGGTCTGTTGCTTTTGGTGGTGGGGGAAGCGCGATCGCTTCAGAATCTTTACATGACCGAACGTAAGACCTACGCCGGTGTGATCCGCCTGGGCGCGGTCACCACCACGGACGATTTGGACGGGGCGCCGTTGCCCCGGGTGTTCGCGAAAAAAGTCGAGGAAGTGAGCGAGGCCGAGGTCCGGGCCGCCCTGGCCCGTTTCGTTGGTCCCCTCCGCCAGGAGGTCCCCACCTACTCGGCCGTCAAGTGGAAAGGCAAACCCCTTTACCATTGGGCGCGCAAAGGAGTGCCCGTGGAGCGGCCCGTCAAAGAGGTGGCCGTGCACGCCCTGTCTTTGCTTTCCTACACATCCCCGGACGCGGCGTTCCGGGTGGACTGCTCCAAGGGGTTCTACGTCCGCGCGCTGGCGCGGGATCTGGGCGAAGCCCTCGGCGTCGGCGGCACCCTGGCGGAGCTGCGCCGCGAAACCATCGGGCCCCACCGCGTCGAAAACGCCTACCCCTGGCGGGACCGGGCGGAGCTGGACCCGGCGGCCTTCGAACGGTCTTTCATCCCCATCGAAAAACTTTCCGCGTGA
- the ribF gene encoding riboflavin biosynthesis protein RibF: protein MKPVVLTLGTFDGVHRGHQALLARARQRAHALKGEVLAVAFERPPRVFFRPDTVVPGLTTPTEKEEWLRRYGADRVEHLRFGPALARRSAREFLERDILRRWKAREVVVGFNFFFGRGREGHPGCLKKEGPPRGLRVHAVPALLDRGETVSSGRIRARLAVGDLAAAHRALGHPYTLVADVQRGRGLGRRLGYPTANLKVDREKLLPPGVYAVRVDVPNGVRRGGVLNVGTRPTVSKRGRPVAEVHILDYTGRLTGRRLRLEWVAFLRPEKRFASLAALRAQIARDEARARRLLFA, encoded by the coding sequence GTGAAACCCGTTGTTCTCACCCTGGGCACCTTCGACGGCGTCCACCGCGGCCACCAGGCCCTCCTGGCCCGGGCGCGCCAACGCGCCCACGCTTTGAAGGGCGAGGTTTTGGCGGTCGCCTTCGAAAGGCCCCCGCGCGTCTTTTTCCGGCCGGACACGGTCGTCCCCGGTTTAACGACCCCGACCGAGAAGGAAGAATGGCTTCGGCGGTACGGGGCGGACCGGGTGGAACACCTTCGGTTCGGGCCCGCGCTTGCCCGCCGCTCCGCGCGCGAATTCCTCGAGAGGGACATCCTGCGGCGCTGGAAGGCGCGGGAGGTCGTGGTCGGCTTCAATTTCTTTTTTGGCCGGGGCCGCGAAGGGCACCCCGGGTGTCTGAAAAAGGAAGGGCCCCCTCGGGGGCTGCGGGTGCACGCGGTGCCGGCTCTTCTGGACCGGGGGGAGACCGTTTCTTCGGGGAGAATTCGCGCCCGGCTCGCCGTCGGGGATTTGGCCGCCGCGCACCGCGCCCTGGGGCATCCCTACACGCTCGTGGCGGACGTGCAACGGGGCCGGGGCTTGGGGCGTCGGTTGGGCTACCCCACGGCCAACTTGAAAGTCGACCGTGAGAAATTGTTGCCGCCGGGCGTCTACGCCGTGCGCGTGGACGTGCCCAACGGGGTGCGGCGGGGGGGCGTTTTGAACGTCGGAACCCGTCCCACCGTGTCGAAGCGGGGCCGCCCCGTCGCCGAAGTGCACATCCTCGATTACACCGGGCGACTGACGGGACGACGCCTGCGGTTGGAGTGGGTGGCGTTTTTGCGCCCCGAGAAACGTTTCGCCTCCCTCGCGGCGTTGCGCGCCCAAATCGCCCGGGACGAAGCCCGCGCCCGCCGGTTGCTTTTCGCCTGA
- a CDS encoding DUF2238 domain-containing protein: MTLQLKALWGLTAAVFVWSAADPKDGLTWVMEVAPAVVGAAVLFALRRRFSLTPLAQAWVALHMMVLMVGGHYTYAEVPVFDWVRDVFHFKRNHYDRVGHFFQGLVPALLCREILRRRGVLARRAWLPFVVVSFALALSAVYELIEWAAALVMGQGADAFLGTQGDPWDTQTDMFLAGIGAAASLVFLSRTHDRQLAEVARGA; the protein is encoded by the coding sequence ATGACACTTCAACTCAAAGCCCTGTGGGGCCTCACGGCGGCGGTCTTCGTTTGGTCCGCCGCGGACCCGAAGGACGGTTTGACCTGGGTCATGGAAGTCGCCCCGGCGGTTGTCGGCGCGGCCGTCCTGTTCGCCCTGCGGCGGCGGTTTTCTTTGACGCCCCTGGCCCAGGCCTGGGTCGCCCTCCACATGATGGTGTTGATGGTCGGCGGCCATTACACCTACGCCGAGGTCCCCGTTTTCGACTGGGTCCGCGACGTTTTCCATTTCAAAAGAAACCACTACGACCGGGTGGGCCATTTTTTTCAGGGGTTGGTGCCGGCGCTGCTGTGCCGCGAGATCCTCCGGCGGCGGGGCGTCCTGGCCCGGCGGGCCTGGTTGCCCTTTGTCGTGGTTTCCTTTGCCCTGGCTTTGAGCGCCGTTTACGAGCTGATCGAGTGGGCGGCCGCTCTGGTGATGGGGCAGGGGGCCGACGCGTTCCTCGGCACCCAGGGGGATCCCTGGGACACCCAGACCGACATGTTCCTGGCGGGCATCGGGGCGGCGGCGTCTTTGGTGTTTTTGAGTCGGACCCACGACCGGCAACTGGCGGAGGTCGCGCGTGGCGCGTAA
- the rpsO gene encoding 30S ribosomal protein S15, with product MITKERKHTIVAKFGVTPRDTGRPAVQIALLTERINGLMDHFRKSPKDHASRRGLLLMVGQRRRLLAHLRDNEPKRYVDILKELNLRK from the coding sequence ATGATTACTAAAGAACGCAAACACACGATCGTTGCGAAGTTCGGCGTGACCCCCCGCGACACGGGGCGGCCCGCCGTGCAAATCGCGCTCCTGACCGAGCGGATCAACGGCTTGATGGACCACTTCCGAAAATCCCCCAAGGACCACGCGTCCCGCCGGGGTCTTTTGTTGATGGTCGGTCAGCGCCGTCGGCTTTTGGCCCATTTGCGCGACAACGAACCCAAACGATACGTGGATATTTTAAAAGAGCTTAACCTCAGAAAGTAG
- the pnp gene encoding polyribonucleotide nucleotidyltransferase, whose amino-acid sequence MFENVERPSIQVGDRTIQFEVGRVARQAAGACLVRMGDTVVLVAAANGNKPREDRDFFPLTVDYRGRTYAAGRIPGGFFKREGKARDSEILAGRLIDRSCRPLFPEHLRLEVTIAAIPVSHDGAHDPDILAMLGASVALGMSSLPWAGPIGAVRLGRIDERFILNPTLDEQERSTLDLIVAGKKGSILMVESGSHELSEELLIEALRIAQQEIDKLCDLQTELFKKVGKPKMTVPPPAVDATLAAKVGELARGRTAEAMKTADKHARENAIDAIVAETQANLAGEFPDQTGVINGLLATLEYEEARKLILNENRRTDGRGFEEIRPIHIDTGVLPRAHGSVIFTRGQTQALATVTLGSPADQQIMDELEGEFKERFMLHYNFPGFSTGEPKAERGPGRREIGHGALARRALLPLLPEPDTFPYTIRIVSDILESNGSSSMASVCGGSLALFDAGVPMKRPCAGIAMGLIKEGDRWAVLTDILGMEDHLGDMDFKVTGTTEGVTALQMDIKIEGISIEIMTKALEQAKRARLFILDKMAAALPTPRPDMAAHAPRMEVCQIPVDKIGALIGPGGKNIRRIIEETGAQVDVEDDGKVYITAVDRASLETAKRQVESYGAEVEVGKIYTGTVVRIMPRLGAFVEVIPGKDGLIHISQLDVNRVERVEDVVKVGDQVEVKVLEVDSQGRVNLSRKAVLKPGSELETPLPSQRGAGRGGDERRGGRDRFDRGPRRDRGGDRGGERMEQRAPVEQRAPVERRGPETTSGGERGYL is encoded by the coding sequence ATGTTTGAAAACGTTGAACGACCTTCCATTCAAGTGGGCGACCGCACGATTCAATTTGAAGTCGGCCGCGTGGCCCGGCAGGCCGCCGGCGCCTGTCTGGTGCGCATGGGCGACACCGTGGTCCTCGTGGCCGCGGCGAACGGCAACAAGCCCCGCGAAGACCGTGATTTTTTCCCGTTGACCGTCGATTACCGCGGCCGGACTTACGCCGCGGGACGCATCCCCGGCGGGTTCTTTAAGCGCGAGGGCAAGGCCCGCGACAGCGAAATTTTGGCCGGCCGCCTGATCGACCGCTCCTGCCGTCCCCTTTTCCCGGAACACCTCCGCTTGGAAGTCACAATCGCGGCGATTCCCGTCTCCCACGACGGGGCCCACGACCCGGACATCCTCGCCATGTTGGGCGCCTCGGTGGCGCTCGGTATGTCGTCGCTTCCTTGGGCCGGCCCCATCGGGGCCGTCCGCCTCGGGCGGATTGACGAACGCTTCATCTTGAACCCCACCCTGGATGAGCAGGAGCGCAGCACGCTTGACCTCATCGTGGCGGGTAAAAAAGGTTCGATCCTGATGGTCGAATCGGGCAGCCACGAATTGAGCGAAGAGCTTTTGATCGAAGCCCTGCGGATCGCCCAGCAGGAAATCGACAAGCTTTGCGACCTCCAGACCGAACTTTTCAAGAAAGTTGGCAAGCCCAAAATGACCGTGCCCCCGCCCGCCGTCGACGCCACGCTCGCCGCCAAGGTGGGCGAGTTGGCCCGCGGCCGCACCGCGGAGGCCATGAAGACCGCCGACAAGCACGCCCGCGAGAACGCCATCGACGCCATCGTCGCCGAGACCCAGGCGAACCTGGCCGGGGAATTCCCGGACCAGACCGGCGTCATCAACGGCTTGTTGGCGACCCTGGAATACGAGGAAGCCCGCAAACTGATCTTGAACGAAAACCGCCGCACCGACGGTCGCGGTTTCGAGGAAATCCGTCCGATCCACATCGACACGGGCGTCCTGCCCCGGGCCCACGGGTCCGTCATCTTCACCCGCGGCCAAACCCAGGCCCTGGCCACGGTGACCCTGGGGTCTCCGGCCGACCAACAGATCATGGACGAACTGGAAGGGGAGTTCAAAGAGCGCTTTATGCTGCACTACAACTTCCCCGGTTTCTCCACGGGCGAGCCCAAAGCCGAGCGCGGTCCCGGCCGCCGGGAGATCGGCCACGGCGCCTTGGCGCGGCGCGCGCTGTTGCCCCTGCTGCCCGAACCGGACACCTTCCCGTACACCATTCGCATCGTCTCCGACATCTTGGAATCCAACGGGTCCTCCTCAATGGCCTCGGTGTGCGGCGGTTCGTTGGCTCTGTTTGACGCCGGCGTGCCGATGAAGCGCCCCTGCGCCGGGATCGCCATGGGCTTGATCAAGGAAGGCGACCGCTGGGCGGTGCTCACCGACATCCTGGGAATGGAAGACCACCTGGGGGACATGGACTTTAAAGTCACCGGCACCACGGAGGGCGTGACGGCCCTTCAAATGGACATCAAGATCGAGGGCATCTCGATCGAAATCATGACGAAAGCCCTCGAACAGGCCAAGCGCGCCCGCCTCTTCATTCTCGATAAGATGGCGGCGGCGTTGCCAACCCCGCGCCCCGATATGGCGGCCCACGCCCCGCGCATGGAAGTCTGCCAGATCCCCGTGGACAAAATCGGCGCCCTCATCGGCCCCGGCGGCAAAAACATCCGGCGCATCATCGAAGAGACCGGTGCCCAGGTGGATGTGGAAGACGACGGGAAGGTGTACATCACCGCCGTGGACCGCGCCTCCCTGGAGACCGCCAAACGCCAGGTGGAGTCCTACGGCGCGGAGGTTGAAGTGGGGAAAATTTACACCGGCACGGTGGTCCGCATCATGCCGCGCCTCGGCGCCTTCGTCGAGGTCATTCCCGGCAAGGACGGATTGATCCACATCTCCCAGCTCGACGTGAACCGCGTGGAGCGCGTGGAGGACGTGGTGAAGGTCGGCGACCAGGTCGAGGTGAAGGTCCTCGAGGTCGACAGCCAAGGCCGCGTGAACCTCTCGCGCAAAGCCGTCCTCAAACCGGGCTCCGAACTCGAAACGCCCCTGCCATCGCAACGCGGCGCGGGGCGCGGCGGGGACGAACGGCGCGGGGGACGGGACCGATTCGATCGCGGCCCACGCCGCGACCGTGGCGGCGACCGCGGCGGTGAGCGGATGGAACAGCGCGCTCCGGTCGAACAACGCGCTCCGGTCGAACGGCGCGGTCCGGAAACCACGAGCGGCGGCGAACGCGGGTATTTGTAA
- the accB gene encoding acetyl-CoA carboxylase biotin carboxyl carrier protein, whose protein sequence is MSESTDNTTPGGPDALQRYYALMRERDLSELEIRDGDFYLKLSRAVAAPMAWHPPAHPTHAAVAAAPAAAAAVPAKPAGHPVASPLAGVFYRSPSPSTPPFVKEGDKVAFGDVLCIVEAMKVMNEIRADRPGVLRKIVAENGKPVSAGQDLFLLDPLP, encoded by the coding sequence ATGAGCGAATCCACCGACAACACGACGCCCGGCGGTCCCGACGCGCTGCAACGGTATTACGCGTTGATGCGCGAGCGGGACCTCTCGGAACTTGAGATTCGTGACGGCGATTTTTACTTGAAATTGTCGCGGGCCGTGGCCGCGCCGATGGCGTGGCATCCGCCGGCGCACCCCACGCACGCCGCCGTCGCGGCGGCCCCCGCCGCGGCGGCGGCCGTTCCGGCCAAGCCCGCGGGTCATCCGGTGGCTTCGCCCTTAGCGGGCGTGTTCTACCGATCACCCAGCCCCAGCACGCCCCCCTTCGTCAAAGAAGGCGACAAAGTCGCTTTCGGCGACGTGCTCTGCATCGTCGAAGCCATGAAAGTGATGAACGAAATTCGCGCCGATCGACCCGGCGTTCTGCGCAAGATCGTGGCGGAAAACGGGAAACCCGTGTCCGCCGGCCAGGACCTGTTTCTCCTCGATCCGCTCCCCTAA
- a CDS encoding winged helix-turn-helix domain-containing protein, whose product MWHEIGQTAGRVVQYLEEHPDASTLQIRSSLKITQTLLFLSLGWLSREGRVDLVYRDRGYWVTTKR is encoded by the coding sequence ATGTGGCACGAGATCGGCCAGACGGCGGGGCGCGTGGTGCAGTATCTTGAGGAGCACCCCGACGCCTCCACTCTGCAGATCCGGTCGTCCCTCAAAATCACGCAAACCCTCCTTTTTCTCTCCCTCGGGTGGTTGTCGCGGGAGGGGCGCGTGGATTTGGTTTATCGCGACCGGGGGTATTGGGTGACGACCAAACGATGA